The genomic segment TGCTGCAACCGGACCTCGGAACGCCCGCACTTCCGTTGACCCGCACCACAGGCACCGAGTAAACTCCTACCACACAACCCGTTACGCGCCCGCCCGCGGGCCGAGGAGATGCGATGAGTTTCGGCGACGAAGCCGAGGTGGACTACTCCACCGCGAAGGGACGCGAGTGGCCGAGCGTGCGGCAGTTCAACGTGTTCCTGGCGAACCGCATGGGCGCGCTGCTCGACCTCGTGCGGCGCTTCGAGCAGACGGACATCCGCGTCGTGTCGCTGACCGTGGTAGAGACTGCCGATTGTGCCATTATCCGTCTCGTGCCCAGCAACTACGAGCGCGGGTTCGAGATCCTCACCGCGGCCAAGTTCGCCTTCACGGAGAGCGATCTTCTGGTCGTGAAGCTCCCGGACGACGACCGCCCGCTCCTGACCATCACCAAGGCGCTGCTCACGGCCGAAATCAACATCTGCTACATGTACCCGCTGCTGATCGGCGTCGGCCCGCTGGGGAACACGGCGGTCGCGGTGTACGTGGACGACTTCGAGAGCGCCGCCCCGGCGCTGGAGGCGCAGGGGTTCACCCTGTTCACCGAGAACGACCTGATGGAGTGACTTTGTTGAGCGCAGAGCGCGGGGTGCGGAACCCGGAGTGAAAGAGAACGAAGACTGTGTGTTCTTCCTGTCTTTCACTCCGGGTTCCGCACCCCGCGCTCCGCGCTTTCCCTACCACCCCATGCAGCACCCCGCGCCGGTGCCGCCGCCGAGGATCGGCAGCACCCGCCGCTCGAACGGCAGTTTCAGGTAGTCGTCGCGGTTGTACACCACCTTCCCGCGCATCAGCGTCCGCGTGACGTGCGTCGCGTGCTCGAACGGGTCGCCGTCGTACAGCACCAGGTCGGCCACCTTCCCCGCCTCGATGCTGCCGTACTCCTTCTCGATGCCGAGCAACTTGGCCGCGTTGATGGTCACGGCCCGCAGCGCCCGGTCCCGGTCCATCCCCGCGGCGACCGCCATCGCCGCCTCGTACCGCAAGATCCGCGTCTTGGGCACGTAGCCCTCGTAGCCGGTGCAGATCGTGACCGGGACGCCCGCGGCGTCGAGCGCGGCCGCGTTGCCGGTGAAGGAGTGGAGCGTCTCGATGCTGCTCCCGGCCCGCTGCATCGTCGGGTGAACGACCACCGGCACGCCGGCCGCCTTCAGCTCGTCCGCCATGCGGAACCCTTCGGTCCCCATCGCGATCACCGGCTTCAGCTTGAACTCGGCCGCGAGGCGCAGCGCGGTCTGGATGTCGTCCTTGCGGTGCGCCACGAAGTACACGGGCACCTTGCCCTCGAGCGCGGGGACCAGCCCCTCCAGCTTCGCGTTCTTGGCGGCGGGCGGCTTCGCCCGGTACGCGTCGGCGTCCGCGAACGCCTTCCGGACGAGCGCCGCGACGCCCATGCGCGTGGTCGGCCCCTTGCCCTTGGCGGACTCGCCCAGGTTGACCACCGGCGCCCAGACCGCGGTGACCGTCGCCGCGTCGGTGGTGGCGCCGTCGGTGCGGAAGATGCCGCCGCGGCCCGCGAGCGGGTTCTGCCGGCCGGGGGTCGCGGCGACGATCGTCGTACCGGTGGCCCGGAGGAAATCGAGCAGCGGCTCCCGCGGGTTGAAGCCGTCGAGCGCGCGCAGTTCGGACTGGTTGGGGTCGCTCGACTCGTCCTGGTCCTGGTCCGCCGGGATGTTCCACGCGCCGCTCAGCCCGACCGAGCTGAACGGGTCGATCAGCCCCGGCGTGACGTGCTTCGCCTTGTGGACCGGCATGTTTTTGACGGTCGCCGGGCCGAAGTGAACGCGGAGCACCTTCCCGTCCTTCACGACGATCACCCCGCCCAGTCCGCCGAACTGCTCGGCCCCCGCCGTGTGGATGTGGTCCGCCTCGATCGCTACCGCGTCCTTCAGTTCGTCCGAGTTCCCGTCGAGGACGAGGTCCTTCGGGCCGGGCTTGCCGATCGGCCCCGGCCACCGGAGCCGGGTGTTCGGCACCTTCTCGCCCGCCGGCAGTGCGAAGCCGCCGACCTGGTACGCGCGGTCGGTCGTCTCGTCGAACACCTTCTTGCCCTCGATCCAGGTCTGCTCCACCCGCGTGTAGACGCTGAACGGCGCGCCGCTCAGCACCACGAAGTCCGCGTCCTTACCGGGTTCGAGCGACCCGAGCCGGTGGTCGAGGTGGAGCAACTTCGCCGCGGTGAGGGTGACCGCCCGGAGCGCCGCGGCCTCACTCATCCCGCCGCGGACCGCGCACGCCCCGGTGCGGAGCAGGAACCGCGATTCCGTGATGCTGTCGTCGGTGTTGATCGTGACCGAAACGCCGGCTTTATCGAGGATCGCGGCGTTCTCTTCGAGCAAGCCCATCGTCTCGGCCTTGCCGCCGGGCGCGTCGATCAGCGTGAGCGACACCGGGATCTTCTTCTTCGCGAGCACGTCCGCGACCCGGTAGCCCTCGGTCGCGTGCTGGAGCACGAGTTCGAAGCCGAACTCCTCGCTGATGCGGATCGCGGTGAGCAGGTCGTCCGCACGGTGACAGTGGAAATGGACCGTGCGCTTGCCTTCCAGCACCTCGACGATGGGTTCCAGCGTGATGTCCCGGTCGACCTTGGTGCCCGCGTCGAGCTTCGCCTTGTACTCCTTGGCTTTCTGGAACGTTTCACGCTGGAGGGCCGCGATCTTCATGCGCGTGAACGGCGCGACGCCCTTGCCCCTGCTGTAGCCCTTCGGGTTCTCGCCGTTGGCCATCTTGAGCCCGCCGACGATCTCGGTCTTCCCGCTGCGGCCGAGTACCCGCATCTCCTCGACGCTCCGGCCGCGGTACTTCACGTACACGGTCTGGCCGCCGATCACGTTCCCGGAGCCGGGCATCACGTTCGCGGTCGTCACGCCGCCGGCGAGGGCCATGTGGATGCCGGGGTCGTCCACGTTGAAGGCGTCGATGGCCCGCACGCCCGGCTGGACCGGGCCGCTCGACTCGTTGCCGTCGGAGTTGGCCGCGACCCCCGGCCGGCTGTACACACCGACGTGCGAGTGCGTGTCCACGAGCCCCGGAATGATCGTGGCGCCCTTGAGGTCGATCGTCTCGGCCCCGGCGGGGAGCGTCACCGCGTTGTCCGGCCCGCTGACGGCCGCGATCTTTCCGCCCTTGACCACGAAGAGACCGCCTTCGATCGGCTTGTCCGCGGCCACGGTGTAGATGGTCGCGTTGCGGAAAACGGTGACCTTGTCGGCATCCGCATTAGGCGAGCGGGGTGCGTCAGCCCCCCGAGTATCAAATGGCGTCTGGGTAACGAGCAGCAACTGGGTATCGAACAGCGACGGAGTCGCGCATTGCGCCAGCGTGTCGCGTTGCGCGGGCACGAGCAGCAGTGACATCACGATGACGATCGGAACGAGCGGTGCGAATCGGCGCATGCAAACCTCAGAGTTCGTAATAATCGGCCCCGGGCACGGGCACGGGCACGCCGAAAGCCGGCGGGGTCCAGGGGCCTTCTTCGGCCCGGGACCCGATTATTCCGGCCCGGCCATGAGATTCAACAACGCTACCCTGTTGCAAAGCACTCTTCCAGAGTTATCATCCCGAATGGAAGTCCTGTCGCGCAGGCCACTCACGTCGCGACACTTCGATCTCGCGACCTGTCGCCCCGAAGCGGGGCCTCACGGCCGCTTCCTCGAACCTCGCGACCTGTCGCCCCGAAGCGGGGCCTCACGGCCGCGTCCTCGAACCTCGCGACCTGTCGCCCCGAAGCGGGGCTTCACGGCCGCTCCAATCAGGAGGGCAACTCGGATGAGCTTCAAGATGCAGCGGGTCCACCTGTTCCATGCGGAGGTGGAAGACAAGCCGGGCGGCACGGCGGCCAAGCTGAAGAAGCTGGCCGAGGCCGGGGCGCACCTGGAGTACGTGTACAGCCAGCGGTCCATTACCAAACCCGGCGTGGGCGATCTGTACGTGGCCCCGATCCTCGGCAACGGCGCGCTGTCCGCCGCGAAGGCCGCCGGGATGCACGAGGTGGGCGAGCCGATCGTCATGCGGGTAGAGGGCGACGACAAGGCCGGCCTGGGCGGGCGGGTGACACAGGCGTGGGAGATGGCCGGGATCAACCTGCACGGGCTGGTCATGTCCGTGATCGGCGGGAAGTTCGTCGGCTACGCCACGTTCGACAGCGTCGCCGACGCGAACAAAGCCGCGACGATCCTCGCCGAACTGGGAACCGCCTGAGGGCCGAACCCGGTGCCGCGTTCGCATCCTCCTGGAGGGTGGGGCTCCGACCGAGTCGTGTCGTTACGGCTCGGCTCCCCGGACATGAGGCGCCGCCGACGGGTTCATGTACGAAAGGTGAAGGCGGTGTGTGGTAGACGGTGAACCACGTTATCGGGCGTGTTCTTGCGCCCGCTGTCCACTGTCTACTTCCCATTCTTTGAGCATCCGGCATTGCGTCTCTCGGCGGGGTCGCGGTAAAACTAGGGTCAACACCACCGGTCCCGCCGAGGACGCCCACGTGCCGGTTGTCACCTGCCCCAAGTGCCCGACGAGGCTCAAGATCCCCGACGGGGTCAGCGGTAACACCAGGTGCCCCAAGTGC from the Frigoriglobus tundricola genome contains:
- a CDS encoding acetolactate synthase, with product MSFGDEAEVDYSTAKGREWPSVRQFNVFLANRMGALLDLVRRFEQTDIRVVSLTVVETADCAIIRLVPSNYERGFEILTAAKFAFTESDLLVVKLPDDDRPLLTITKALLTAEINICYMYPLLIGVGPLGNTAVAVYVDDFESAAPALEAQGFTLFTENDLME
- a CDS encoding amidohydrolase family protein, with protein sequence MRRFAPLVPIVIVMSLLLVPAQRDTLAQCATPSLFDTQLLLVTQTPFDTRGADAPRSPNADADKVTVFRNATIYTVAADKPIEGGLFVVKGGKIAAVSGPDNAVTLPAGAETIDLKGATIIPGLVDTHSHVGVYSRPGVAANSDGNESSGPVQPGVRAIDAFNVDDPGIHMALAGGVTTANVMPGSGNVIGGQTVYVKYRGRSVEEMRVLGRSGKTEIVGGLKMANGENPKGYSRGKGVAPFTRMKIAALQRETFQKAKEYKAKLDAGTKVDRDITLEPIVEVLEGKRTVHFHCHRADDLLTAIRISEEFGFELVLQHATEGYRVADVLAKKKIPVSLTLIDAPGGKAETMGLLEENAAILDKAGVSVTINTDDSITESRFLLRTGACAVRGGMSEAAALRAVTLTAAKLLHLDHRLGSLEPGKDADFVVLSGAPFSVYTRVEQTWIEGKKVFDETTDRAYQVGGFALPAGEKVPNTRLRWPGPIGKPGPKDLVLDGNSDELKDAVAIEADHIHTAGAEQFGGLGGVIVVKDGKVLRVHFGPATVKNMPVHKAKHVTPGLIDPFSSVGLSGAWNIPADQDQDESSDPNQSELRALDGFNPREPLLDFLRATGTTIVAATPGRQNPLAGRGGIFRTDGATTDAATVTAVWAPVVNLGESAKGKGPTTRMGVAALVRKAFADADAYRAKPPAAKNAKLEGLVPALEGKVPVYFVAHRKDDIQTALRLAAEFKLKPVIAMGTEGFRMADELKAAGVPVVVHPTMQRAGSSIETLHSFTGNAAALDAAGVPVTICTGYEGYVPKTRILRYEAAMAVAAGMDRDRALRAVTINAAKLLGIEKEYGSIEAGKVADLVLYDGDPFEHATHVTRTLMRGKVVYNRDDYLKLPFERRVLPILGGGTGAGCCMGW
- a CDS encoding ACT domain-containing protein, with the protein product MSFKMQRVHLFHAEVEDKPGGTAAKLKKLAEAGAHLEYVYSQRSITKPGVGDLYVAPILGNGALSAAKAAGMHEVGEPIVMRVEGDDKAGLGGRVTQAWEMAGINLHGLVMSVIGGKFVGYATFDSVADANKAATILAELGTA